From Candidatus Babeliales bacterium:
AAGCCAATTGCGAAAAGTACCAAAAAGTAGTTACCAGCTTGTAGCCGCTGGAAAAGCTTGGCAAAAGCATAAATACTGGTATTCTTAGCAACGTACAAAAGGTACCTTTTCTCACGCCGAAGTGGTGAAATTGGCAGACACGCTAGGTTCAGGGTCTAGTCCCGTAACTGGGGTAGGGGTTCGAGTCCCCTCTTCGGCACTCCGTCTACGCTCTACGCGCTAAAGCGCTTCGTAGCTACGACGGACAGGCAGCCTGCGCTCTTCGTGCTACGCACTTGTAGCTCTGGCTGGCAGGCCCCTTTTTTAAATGATCAATAAATTATTTCTTGCTTCAAGAACTTGTTATGCTTTATGTTTATATCCTTAAATCGATTAAAAACCCTGAAAAAACATATGTGGGCTTCACCAATTCAATTGATCATCGATTACGCCTCCACAATGACGGAAAATCAAGTTATACCGCAAAGTATAAGCCTTGGGCTTTGGTTGGCTATACCGCTTTTCAAGAAGAATCACATGCTATCCTTTTTGAAAAATATTTGAAATCTGGCTCTGGTAAAGTCTTTTTAAAGAAGCATTTTTTACAGGGCCTGTCCTCCGAAGCCACGTAGGGCGCAGGAGGATTCGAGTCCCCTCTTCGGCACTCCGTCTACGCTCTGCGCGCTAAAGCGCTTGTAGCTACGACGGACAGGCAGCCTTCTTAAATGAAATATTAAATCAAAAAAAAATCCTACGAGCCCGCTCATTCTGCCCCCCGATCACCCTGAGGAGCCCGTAGGGCGTCTCGAAGGGCGGCACCAAAAAAGCCCTTGTCTGCAGCGCTTTATCATGCTATAATCTAAGTCTAACTGACTAAGATTATTCCGACCTCTAAAACCTGGTAAGGCTATGAGCAAACGAGATTATTACGAAATTTTAGGCGTACCAAAAAACGCCT
This genomic window contains:
- a CDS encoding GIY-YIG nuclease family protein; amino-acid sequence: MLYVYILKSIKNPEKTYVGFTNSIDHRLRLHNDGKSSYTAKYKPWALVGYTAFQEESHAILFEKYLKSGSGKVFLKKHFLQGLSSEAT